GGCCTCGAGGCCGAGCTCGTGGTGGCCGCGACCGGCGAGCGCGACCTGGACGCCCGCGTCGCCGCTGACGCGGCAGCCGTCGGCCGCTGGTGCGTCGTACCCGAGGTGCAGGCACGGAAGGCGGAGGCGACGGGCGGGAGCGTCGTCCTCGTGGGAGGCGGGCCCGGGGACCCGGGACTGATCACGGTCGCGGGGATGGAGGCTGTCCGCGCCGCCGACGTGGTGGTCACCGACAGGCTCGCGCCGCTCGGCGTCCTCAAGGACCTCGACGTCGAGGTCATCGACGTCGGCAAGATCCCCCGCGGCCGCTTCACGCCGCAGGAGGAGATCAACCGGATCCTGGTCGAGCAGGCGCAGGCCGGACGACGCGTCGTACGCCTCAAGGGCGGCGACAACTTCGTGTTCGGCCGCGGCGGCGAGGAGGTCGAGGCGTGCACGGCTGCCGGGATCCCCGTGGAGGTGGTCCCGGGGGTGACCTCGGCGATCGCCGGGCCCGCGCTCGCCGGCATCCCCGTGACGCACCGGGGTCTCAGCCAGGGTTTCACCGTGCTCTCCGGCCACGTGCCCCCGGGCGACCCGCGCTCGACGCTCGACTGGGCGGCTCTGGCGCGGTCGGGGACCGATCTCGTCCTTTTGATGGCGGTGGCCACCCTTCCCGCGATCACGGAAGCGCTGATCGCCGAGGGTCTCGATCCGACGACTCCCGCCGCCACGGTCGCCGATGCTGCCCTGCCGACGCAACGGGTGGTGCGAGGCGACGTGTCGTCGATCGCCGCCCGGGTCGACGAGGCAGGTATCGGCGCTCCCGCGATCACCGTGATCGGGCTGGTCGCCGGGTTCGACCCGCGCGGCTGACTGCCGGCCGGACGGAACCCGCCCTCGCACGCCGCTGGCGCACGAGGGCGGATCTGCATCCCCGGCGGAAGGTCCCCCGATCCTCCGCCCTGGCGGATGCCGACGTTCCCGATCGGCATCGTGCCGGGATGGGCCGCACCGTGATCCGTGGGTGGCCGCGAAGTCTGGAGGGAATCGCGGCGTCGCCCGCGGCGGGCGGCACGCCTCAAGCGTCGCAGCGTGCGCATCCCGCCGCCATGCGAGTCGGCCGCACGGTCGGCGAACGGTCGTACGCCGCGACGAACGGTTGCGCCGTCCCGAGCCTCGGGCGGTCGGGAACGCCTCGCGGCTAGGCTGAGGAGTCCTCGCACCCTGCCCGGAAGGCCTCCTCGATGTCTGACGCCGCCGCTGCCGCATCCCGCATCGCGCCGCCACCGGAAGCCGTACGACGCGAGGCCGCGGACCGCCTGGCCGGGCTCGCGACGCCTGCCGGAGCGCTCGGGCGGCTCGGTGAGGCGGCCGTGTGGTGGGCTGCCGTGCAGGGGCAGTGCCCGCCGTCGCCACCGTCGAACGTGCGGGTTGTCGTCTTCGCCGGCGACCACGGCGTGACGGCGCACGGCGTGTCCGCGTACCCGTCGGAGATCACCGCGCTGATGGTGCACCAGTTCCTCTCGGGCGGCGCCGGTGTCGCCGTGCTCGCTCGTCTCCACGGCGCCGAGCTGCGCGTGCTCGACCTTGGCGTCGATGTCGAGGCGGGTACGTTCCCCGCCGAGGTCAGCAGCTACAAGGTGCGCCGTGGCTCGGGAGCGATCCACGTCGAGGACGCCCTGACCGCCGAGGAGACCCTTCAGGCGCTCGCCGCGGGTGCGTCGGTGGCGGCTGAGGAGATCGCCGCCGGCGCCGACCTGCTGGTCGCGGGCGACATGGGGATCGGCAACACGACGCCGTCGGCGGCGTTGATCGCGGCGACACTCGGCCTCGGTGCCGAGGAGGTCACGGGACGCGGGTCCGGCATCGACGGTGACGCCCTCATGCACAAGCAGACCGTGGTCGACGAGGCGCTCGTCCGTGCCGGCGAGCGGGTCACCGACCCGGTCGACCGGCTGACCGCGCTCGGGTCGGCGGACCTGGCGGCGCAGGTCGGCTTCCTCGCCGAGGCGGCCCGCCGCGGCGTGCCGGTGCTGCTGGACGGCGTCATCTCGGTCGCGTGCGCGCTCGTCGCCGAGGACTACGCACCCGGATCCTCCGCGTGGTTCTCCGCCGGTCACCGTTCGCCGGAGCCCGCACAGTCGCTCGCGTTGTCGAAGCTCGGGCTCGAGCCGTTGCTCGACCTGGGGATGCGGCTCGGCGAGGGCAGCGGCGCGGTCGCCGCCGTCCCGGTCGTCCGCTCGGCGGCTGCTCTGCTCGCCGACGTCTCGCTGCTTGCCGACGTCCTCGGCGACCAGGGCGCCTGACGCCTGTGACGGACGGGCAGCCGGGGACGGCGCAGCCGCCCGCGCGCGGCGCGTTCGCCGACGGGCTCCTTCTCGCGGCGGGCACCTTCAGCACGGTCCGGTTCCCGGCGCCGTCGACGGTCGACCGGTCGCGCGCGCGGGTGGCGATGGTCGTCGCGCCCGTCGCGGCAGCGCCCCTGGGCGTTGCGGCAGGCCTCGTCGCGGCGCTCGGAGAACGGCTCTCGCTCCCGCTGCTGGTGACGGGCGCGCTGGCGGTCGCCGTCGTGGCCCTCGGCACGCGAGCCCTGCACCTCGACGGGCTCGCCGACTCGGTCGACGGACTCAGCGCGCCGTACGACCGTGAGCGTCGGCTCGCGATCATGAAGTCCGGTGACGTCGGCCCTGCCGGAGCGGTCGCGCTCGCGCTCGTCGTCCTCGTCCAGTCGGCGGCGCTGGGGTCCGTCGTCGGACGCGAGCACGGATGGCTGCTGGTCGGCGTCCTCGTCTGCGTGTCACGCGCGGCCGTGCTCGTCGCGTGCGTCGCTCCCGTACCCGCCGCGAGCCCGACGGGGTTGGGCGCGGCGGTCGCCGGGACGGTCCCGGTCGTCCTCGCCGTCGCCGCGGGAGCCGCGTACGCGGGGGTCCTGGCCGGCGCGTTCGCCGTCACCGGTGCCGCCTGGTGGTACGGCGTCGCCTCGGTCGCCGCGCTCGTGGTCGTGGTCGCTCTGCTCGTACGCCGCGCGGTCTCGTTGATCGGCGGGATCACCGGGGACGTCGTCGGCGCGTCGATCGAGCTCGGGCTCCTCGCCCTCTGCGTCGTCGCCTCCGCCGCGTCCTGACCGTGGGGCCTCAGAGGTGGAGCACGCGCCCTGCCACGACGAGCGCGACCTCCTCGGAGGCCTCGGCCAGCCGCTGGTTCGTGATGCCGAGGACGTCTCGGAAGATCCGGCCCGAGCGGTGCTCTGGGACGACGCCGAACCCGACCTCGTTCGTGACGGCGACACTCATCCGGTCGCGCGCGCACCACGCCTCGGCCAGGCTCTCGATGCGCTTGCCGATCTCGGGGCGCCACTGCGCGTCGGGCGCGTCCCAGGCGTCGAGCTCGTCGAGCATGGCGGTCACCCAGGTGCCGATGCAGTCGACGATCGCCGGTGACTCCGTGCCGCGGAGCGCGCTCGCGACGTCCGTGGTCTCCACGGTCGTCCAGGTGGCCGGGCGGTGCTGCTGGTGCGCGAGGATCCGGGCCCGCCACTCGGGATCGCTCCCGTCCGGAAGCGGTCCTGGTGCGATGTAGGTGACGCCCTGCCCGTCCCCGAACAGGGACTCCGCGTACGCGGACTTGCCGGAGCGTACGCCCCCCGTGACCAGCACCCTGTGGCTCATGTCCGCCCCTCTCGGCCCCGCGAAGGTCGTCCTGCTTGTGCGCTCTCGGGCAGCCTCGCACGACATCGGGAGTAATGCACACCCGGGTCTCAGCACTCGTACGACAGCCGCCCGAAATCACGCGTTCACTTGCCGTACGCCAGGATTTCGGGCGGTCGAGGCACCCCACCCTCCACTGGTAGAGGCGCGTAGCGATCGAGACCCGGACGGGCCTGCGCAGCGCCAGCTGACTCGGTGAGCCCCAACGGCCAGTGGTGAGCCCGCGCCACAACAGGCGCTCACCACTGGCCGTTGGGGCTCACGGCGGCGCAGGCGCCGCTCAGCCGTCGCCGAGGGCCTCCAGCACCTCGCTGCATCCGGCGTCGAGCTTGATCGTCGCGAGCTCGTCGCCGCGAGTCGATCCACGGTTCACGATCACCACCGGCGTACCCGCCTTCGCGGCCTGCCGGACGAACCTCAAGCCGGACATCACCTGCAAGGACGATCCGACGACGAGCAGCGCGTCGGCCGCGTCGACGAGAGAGCGGCAGTGCTCCACGCGCGGCTTCGGGACGCTCTCACCGAAGAACACGACGTCGGGCTTGAGGATCCCGCCGCACCCCAGGCACGGAGCCACGCGGAACGTGCTCGTCTCCTCGAGCACCGCGTCGCCGTCCGGCGCGATCGCGTACGCCCCCTCGCCGTAGCCAGGGTTGAGCACGTCCAGCCGTTCGTGCAGCGCGGCGCGCGGCGTACGACCGCCGCAGCCGAGGCAGGCGACGTCCGCGATCCGGCCGTGCAGAGCCGTGAGCGCGCGCTGGCCGGCGGCCTCGTGCAGACCATCGACGTTCTGCGTGATCACCGCGGAGACGGCCCTCGTCTGCTCGAGCGCGACGAGCGCGCGGTGACCCGCGTTCGGCTGGGCGCCCGACATGTGCCGCCAGCCGACGTGCGCCCGCGCCCAGTAGCGCTGGCGGGCCTGCGGCGTCGCCACGAACTCCTGGTACGTCATGGGCTGGCGCGGCACGGACCCCGGGCCGCGGTAGTCCGGGATGCCCGAGTCCGTGCTGATCCCGGCACCGGTCAGGACCACGACGCGGCGCCCGGCCAGGAGCGTACGCGCGTCGGCGACGGTCGGCTGCTCGGTGACGGTGTCCACTCGTCAAGATTACGTTCCGGCCCCACCCTCGCTGCTCGAGGCGCGACCCCGGTCTCGATCCTCCGCTAGCGCTCCGGCCTCGACCAACGGAAGTCTCGCCGGTCGAGGCGCGAAGCGATCGAGACCCGGTCTCGATCCTCCGCTAGCGCTCCGGCCTCGACCAGCGAGGGTTTCGCTGGTCGAGGCGCGAAGCGATCGAGACCCCACCCGACGTCGACACGAGAACCGCGGGAGGCGATGCTGGAGCCGGCCGAGGAGGTCATCATCGTCACCGTCATCGTGCAGCACGCGGCTCGTGTCTCGAGCCGCCGTGCGTGAGCGGCCGGTTCGGGTGAGCCGCCACCTCGCCCGCGGCCCCGTCCTGGCAGCCCTCGTCGGCACTGCCGGGATGTTCGCCGTGACGGCTGCACTCCTCCTGCAGTCGTCCAGCAGCGGCGAGGCCCAGGTCGTCGCGCTCACGATGGCCGACCCGGTGACGACGGCGACCGCGGCACCGACCGCCGTCGCAGCCGGTGACGTCCCCGGCGGGGTGACGTCGTCGCTAGACCGGCCCCGCGCCGACGCGGTCTGGGTCAACAGCATGTCGGCACGGCTGGGCGTCGGCCAGGCGGCCGTCGCCGCCTACGCGAACGCGGCGCTCAGGATCGGTGTCGAGCAGCCGGCGTGCAACCTCGAGTGGACCACCCTCGCCGGCATCGGCTGGGTCGAGTCGCAGCACGGCACGCTCGGCGGCAACGAGCTCCTGCACGACGGCACGACGCGGAAGCCGATCCTCGGCCCCGCATTGGACGGCTCCGAGGGCGTCGGCGCGATCCGGCCCGGCGCCGACGACACGACGGCGCACGGCAATACCGACTGGGACCACGCCGTCGGACCGATGCAGTTCATCGGCAGCACCTGGGCCCGCTGGGGAGCCGACGGTGACGGTGACGGCGTGTCCGACCGTGCCGACCTCGACGACGCCGCTTACGCGGCCGGCCGCTACCTGTGTGCCGACGGGTACGACCTCGCGACGGGCACCGGATGGTCGGCGGCGGTCTTCGCCTACAATCACTCCGACGAGTACGTCGCGTCGGTACTGGCCACCGCCAACACGTACGCCGAGCGCTCGGGCTGAGCACTCGGCGTACGGGTCGTCACGGCATCAGGCCCTGGCGGGCTCCGGCGTCGGCTCGGCACGCTCGCCGAGACGCTTGGCCAGCTGGTCGCCCTCGATGTCGAGGTTAGGGATCAGCCGGTCGAGCCACTTCGGCAGCCACCAGGCCGCCTTGCCTGCGATGGCCATGAACGCGGGGATCAGCGTCATCCGGACCAGGAACGCATCGGCGAGGATGCCGAACGCGAGACCGAACCCGATCGGCTTGATCATCGCCATCGGGCTGATGATGAAGCTGCCGAACACCGAGATCATGATGATCGCGGCCGCGGTGACCACGCGGGCGCTGTGGCTGAAGCCGGTGACCACCGAGGCGTTGGCGTCGCCGGTGTGGACGAAGTCCTCACGCATCCGCGAGACCAGGAACACCTGGTAGTCCATCGCGAGACCGAACAGGATGCCCACCATGAGCAGCGGCAGGATGCTGATGATCGGTCCCGGCGTGTCGACACCGAACAGACCGGACAGCCAGCCCCACTGGAAGACGGCCACGGTCGCACCGAGCGCCATGCCGACGGACAGAAGGAAGCCGATCACGGCCGACAGCGGGACCAGCAGCGAGCGGAACACCAGGATCAGAAGGATGAACGCCAGTCCGACGACGAGCGCCAGGTAGACCGGCAGAGCGTCGGCGAGCTTCTCCGACACGTCGACCGAGACGGCGGTCTGACCGCTGACCAGCACGTCGGCGCCGGTGTCGGCCTGGACGCCGCTCACCGCGTCGCGGATCTCGTGGACGAGGTCCTGCGTGGCGGCCTCCGCGGGCCCGCTCGTCGGGACGACGGTGATCGTCGCCAGGTCGGCGTTCGGGATCACCTGAGCGGGGACCACGGCACCGACCAACGTGTCGATCCCCTCGATCGCCGACGTCGCCGCAGCGACCGCAGCGTCCGGGTCGGCGGCGTCCTTCGTGTCCACGACGACCAGGAGCGGACCGTTGGCGCCCGCGCCGAAGCTGTCGGAGATGAGGTCGTACGCCTTGCGCTGCGTCGTGTCGACCGCTGCGGTCCCGTCGTCGGGCAGCGACTCCTGCAGCGACATCACCGGGATCGACGCGACAGCGGCAACGAGCACTCCAACGACGGCCACGACGCCCTTGCGGCGCGAGACCAGACCCGCCCAGCGCTGTCCCAGCGCCGGCTTGCCCGAGTGGTCGTCGGCCTCGGGGTCGTGCTGACGCAGCCCGGGGATCTTGCCCTTCGTGATGCGCCGCTTGGCGAACCCGAAGAGAGCCGGGAGGAGCGTGAGCGCGATCAGCACCGAGATCGCGACCGTCGCGGCAGCGGCGAGGCCCATCTCCGTGAGGATCGAGATGTTGACGACGGACAGGCCCGCGAGCGCGATGACGACGGTCAGGCCCGCGAACACGACGGCGCTGCCGGCGGTGCCGACGGCGCGACCGGCCGCCTCCTCCGGCTCGCGGCCGCTCATCACCTCGTGGCGGTAGCGGGAGACGATGAAGAGGGCGTAGTCGATGCCGACGGCGAGGCCGAGCATCGTCGCCAGGATCGGCGTCGTGGACCCGAGGGACATGAACCCGGTCAGCGCGGTGATGCCCGAGATGCCGATGCCGACGCCGATCAGCGCCGTGAGGAGCGGCATACCGGCGGCGATCAGGGACCCGAAGGTGATCAGGAGGACGACCAGGGCGACGACGATGCCGATCAGCTCCGACGAACCGGTCTCCGGCATCGCGGTGAGCGCGTCGCCACCGACCTCGACGGTCATCCCCGCCTCACGTCCGGCGTCCGGCGCCGCTTCGAGCGCGTCGATCTGGGCCTCGGACAGGTCGATCGACTGCGTGTCGTAGCTGATCGTCGTGTAGGCGACCGTCTCGTCCGGAGACACCTGCTTGGCCTGGAACGGATCGACGGCGCTGATCACACCGTCCTCGTTGCCGAGCTCGTCCACGGTCTGCGTGACGACGGCGGCGTACTCGGGGTCGGTGACCTTCGAGCCCTCCGGCGCCTGGAAGACGACGCGTGCGGTGGCACCGTCAGCGGCGGCGTCGGGGTTGCGCTCCTTCATCAGGTCGAACGCCTGGACGGACTCGAGGCCCGGCATCGAGAAGTTGTCGGAGGTCTTCCCCGACAGCGTCGCCGCACCGGTGCCGGCGATGACGAGCGCGAGGAGCCACGCGACGAGGACGCCCTTGCGGTGGCGGAACGACCACCGTCCGAGGCGGTAGAGGTACCAGGACACGATGTCTCCTGTGGTTCGTGCGCCCGCGGGCGCGAGGGAGGGATCAGGGAGCGGAAGGGGTGACGCCGAGTGCGGGCAGCAGCACGGCGTCGATGAAGCGGGAGACGTAGGCGACGTCGGCCACCTCGCCGTCGATGACCTCGCGCAGCAGCGCGGGGCCGATCATCGTGACGATCACGAAGGGCAGTGCAGGGTTGTCGGGCGCGACCTCGCCACGCCGCACCGCGCGATCGAGAAGGATCCCGACCTCGGCCGACCGACTGGTGACGATGCGCTCGCGCACCGACTCGGCGAGCTCGGGGTGGGTCTTGCAGGCGTGGATGACCGCGACGACGAGGTCCATCTCAGGGTCGTCGACGTCCTCGTGCTCGCAGGCGAGCCCGATGAGGTCTCCACGCAGGCTGCCCGTGTCGGGGAGCTGCGAGGGCTCGGGGGCGAGGGCGCCGATCGCTGCGACGACGAGCGCCTCCTTGCTCCCCCACTGGCGGTAGAGGGTGGCCTTGCTGGAGCGGGTCGCCTCGGCGACCTTGTCCATCGTCAGCTTGTCGTAGCCAACGTCGGCGAGCAGGCGCAGCACAGCGGCGTACAGCTGGTCGGTGCGCTCAGGAGTCAAGCGGCTCACGGAAGACCTCGGTGATCAAGGAGGAACGAAACGGCTGGGCATATCGAAACGAAACGGTTTCGTATCGATCTTAGGTCGTGGTGCGCCAAAGCGAAGCTCACCGAGGCGTGGCCTCGCTCACAGTGCCCGTCCGGGTAGCGTCTGGGCCATGGCCGATCTCGCGACGTCCCTCCGCACCGCCCTCGACGGTCCGTACGCCGACGCCCGCGCTGCGGCGCGACAGCTGCTCACGGACACCGGCGTGCTCACCGACCCGACGCTCTCGCTCGAGGACCAGCGCACCCGCACCCGCGACGCCGTGCTCGCTCTCGCCGCGTCCGACGTCCCGGCGGCCGGGTTCGCCAAGGCACACGGCGGCACCGGCGACATCGGCGCCTCGCTCGTCGGGTTCGAGACGCTCGTGTACGCCGACGTCTCCCTCATGGTGAAGTCCGGCGTGCAGTGGGGCCTGTTCGGTGGCGCGATCGAGAACCTCGGCACCGCCCGGCACCACGAGCAGTACCTCCCCGACGTGATCTCCGGCGACCTGCTCGGCTGCTTCGCGATGACCGAGACCGGCCACGGCAGCGACGTGCAGAGCCTCGAGACCACGGCGACCTACGACCCGGCCACGGGAGAGATCGTCGTCGACTCGCCGACGCCGAGCGCCCGCAAGGACTACATCGGAGGCGCCGCGCACGACGCGACGATGGCTGCGGTCTTCGCCCAGCTCGTGACCGCCGGCCCCGGTGAGGAGCCGACCTCGCGTGGCGTCCACTGCGTGCTCGTCCCGATCCGCGACGCGGACGGGCGCGACCTGCCTGGCATCACCACGTCGGACTGCGGGGTCAAGGGCGGCCTCAACGGCGTCGACAACGGACGCATCGTCTTCGACCAGGTGCGGGTCCCCCGGGCCAACCTGCTCGACCAGTACGCCTCGGTGGCCGATGACGGCACCTACTCGTCCCCCATCGATAACCCGAACCGCCGCTTCTTCACGATGCTCGGCACGCTCATCCGCGGCCGGGTCAGCATCGCGGGTGCCAGCGGTGCGGCCTCGCGGCAGGCCCTCGCGATCGCCGTCCGGTACGCGCTCCAGCGCCGCCAGTTCGGCGCCCCCGGTGCGGGTCCCGACGAGGACCACGAGGTTCTGCTCATGGACTACCGCACCCACCAGCGGCGGCTCCTGCCCGCGCTCGCCCGGTCGTACGCGCTCCAGATCGCGCAGAACGAGCTCGTCACGACACTGGCCCGCATCCAGGGTTCCGACGCGGAGGCCGACCCGCGCGAGCAGCGCGAGCTCGAGGCGCTCGCCGCGGGGGTCAAGGCCTACGCGTCGTGGCACGCGAGCGCGACGATCCAGGACTGCCGCGAGGCGTGCGGCGGCGCCGGCTACCTCGCCGCGAACCGGCTGACGACCCTCAAGGCCGACACCGACGTCTTCACGACGTTCGAGGGCGACAACACCGTCCTCATGCAGCTGGTCGGCAAGGAGCTGCTGACGGGGTACGCCGACGAGGTCCGAGGGCTCGACCCGGTCGGGATGGCATCGTTCGCGGTCGCGAACGCCGCCGAGGTGGTGCTCGAGCGTACGCCCGTGGCGCCGCTGGTCGCCCGGCTGCGCGACGCCGCACGGCGCGAGGGCGACGAGCCCGACCTGCTCGACCGCGGCACACAGCTCGCCCTGCTCACCGACCGGGAGGAGCACCTGCTCGAGACCCTGGCGCGGCGGATGCAGTCAGCACGCAAGGACTCCGGCGCGGCGGCGTTCGCGGCGGTGAACAGCGCCCAGGACCACCTCGTGCACCTCGGCCGCGCCCACGTCGAGCGCGTCGTCCTCGACGCGTTCGTGGCGACCGTCGCCGAGGTCGAGGACAACGACGTGCGCGCGGTGCTCGACGCGGTCTGCGACCTCTTCGCGGTCAGCGCCGTCGAGGACGACAAGGCGTGGTTCCTCGAGCACCGGCGGCTCTCGGTGGGGCGGGCCAAGAACGTGACCGTGACGGTCAACGAGCTCTGCGAGAAGCTCCGCCCGCACGCGGCCGACCTCGTCGACGCGTTCGGGATCCCCGAGCACCTGCTCGACGTCGAGATGATGCACTAGCGCCCGGTCTCGAGACGAGCGATCGAGACCTACCCCGCCGCGGTCTCGAAGTCCGCCGTCACCTCGCAGGACACCTCGATGTCGTCCGGTCGGAGTTCCATGCCTCCGCCGCCGGACGGCGCCGCCGCAGCGCGCATCGCGACACCGACGCCGCCACCACCAGCGGCGATGTGCGGCCGCAGCCCTTCCTCGTACAGCGCGGCGAGCCGCACCGCGCCGAGTCCGAGCGCGTCCGCGTAGGCCTGTGCCCGTGCCACGGCGTCCCGCGCGGCCGATGCGCGCACCTGGGCGACGGCGGCATCGCGGCGCACGTCGGTCAGCGCCCAGTCGACGCCTCCGACGGACACCCCGTCGATCAGCGCCACCTTGCTCGCCCATCGCGACAGCGCCCCGAAGTCACGGAACTTCACCCGGACGCCAGCGCTCGCTCGGAAGCGCCGGACCTTGACCTGCTCCTCCTGCGCGCTCGGCTTGATCCACTCGTCGAACGTCCACGCCGAGACCTGGTCTGACCCCCACCAGGTCGCCGCACCTCCGGCGACCTGGTCCTTGGCCCCGGCCACGAGCGTGCCGTGGGCGCGCTCCGCGGCTGTGACGACGTCCTCGCGGCGCGCTGCGGAGAACGAGACCGACAACCGGAGCGTCCCCCGCTCGGCGGGGATGTGCTGGGTGGCGCGTCCGGCCACGGTGATCTTCGGCATGGCCCGAAGACTACGCGAGAGAGGTCAGCCTTCGACCGGCTCGAGGATGCGCTGGAAGAGGACGTGGTCCTGCCAGCGCCCGTCGATCTTCAGGTACTCCTCGGCGACGCCGATCGGTGTGAACCCCGTACGCCTCAGCACCGCCTGGGAGGCCGCGTTGTGCAGCAGCGTCGCCGCCTGGAGACGGTGAAGGCCGAGGCCGGCGGCGTACCCACTGATCGCTTCCACTGCGCCCGTCATCAGGCCGCGCCCGGTGTGGGCGCCGTCCAGCCAGTAGCCGAGGTGGCCGTTGCGGAAGACGCCGAGCACGATGTCGTTGACGTTCACCGAGCCGACCACGTCCTCGCCGTGGAAGATCAGCGAGGTGATGCTCGTCCCGACGATGTCGGAGGCTTCGCGCTGTCCGAGGCGACGCACCTGCTCGTCCACGGTGTAGTAGTCGTCGTCGCGGACCGGCTCCCACCGCGCGAGGTGCTCGCGGTTCCGTACGCACGCCGCTGCAAGCGCCGCCGCGTCACCGACCCGGGCATGACGCAGGAGGTGCCCGTCTCCGAGGTCGACCTCGAGCGCCGTCGATCCCGAGGTCATCCGCGGGGCTTGGAGCGCGCGACTGCCTTCGCCTGGTCGGTGTCCGCGTCGCTGGCGGCGGCGTCGGCGCGCCGAGCGGCCGCGTCGTCGAGCTCGTCCACCACCGCGTCGGCCTCGGCGCTCTCGACCCGCACCTTCTCGGTCTCGGTGCCGGCGACCGTGTCCGCCTGGCCGTCGCTGCTCTGCCGCGGAGGCATCAGCTCGCTCGACGGCGCACTCAGGACAGCACGTGCCGGCGCGACCCGGGCGATCACCGGTGGTGTCTCGCCGACGATCGCGTTGTGCCCGCCGCGCCAGAAGATGTAGCGCGAACCGAGGTTGATCATCGTCGCGAGCCGGTTGCGGTTCCCGAGGAGGAAGTACAGGTGGACGATGATCCACACGACCCACGCGGGGAAGCCGGTCAGCTTGCCGGTGAACTTCGACTCCGCGACGGCCGAGCTGCGGCCGATCGTGGCCATCGTGCCCTTGTCGAAGTACTTGAAGGGCTTGTGGTCCTTGCCGGCGAGACGCTTCTTGATGTCCTCCGCCGCGAACTCGCCGCCCTG
Above is a genomic segment from Mumia sp. Pv4-285 containing:
- a CDS encoding TetR/AcrR family transcriptional regulator, whose protein sequence is MSRLTPERTDQLYAAVLRLLADVGYDKLTMDKVAEATRSSKATLYRQWGSKEALVVAAIGALAPEPSQLPDTGSLRGDLIGLACEHEDVDDPEMDLVVAVIHACKTHPELAESVRERIVTSRSAEVGILLDRAVRRGEVAPDNPALPFVIVTMIGPALLREVIDGEVADVAYVSRFIDAVLLPALGVTPSAP
- the cobT gene encoding nicotinate-nucleotide--dimethylbenzimidazole phosphoribosyltransferase, encoding MSDAAAAASRIAPPPEAVRREAADRLAGLATPAGALGRLGEAAVWWAAVQGQCPPSPPSNVRVVVFAGDHGVTAHGVSAYPSEITALMVHQFLSGGAGVAVLARLHGAELRVLDLGVDVEAGTFPAEVSSYKVRRGSGAIHVEDALTAEETLQALAAGASVAAEEIAAGADLLVAGDMGIGNTTPSAALIAATLGLGAEEVTGRGSGIDGDALMHKQTVVDEALVRAGERVTDPVDRLTALGSADLAAQVGFLAEAARRGVPVLLDGVISVACALVAEDYAPGSSAWFSAGHRSPEPAQSLALSKLGLEPLLDLGMRLGEGSGAVAAVPVVRSAAALLADVSLLADVLGDQGA
- a CDS encoding bifunctional adenosylcobinamide kinase/adenosylcobinamide-phosphate guanylyltransferase — protein: MSHRVLVTGGVRSGKSAYAESLFGDGQGVTYIAPGPLPDGSDPEWRARILAHQQHRPATWTTVETTDVASALRGTESPAIVDCIGTWVTAMLDELDAWDAPDAQWRPEIGKRIESLAEAWCARDRMSVAVTNEVGFGVVPEHRSGRIFRDVLGITNQRLAEASEEVALVVAGRVLHL
- a CDS encoding MMPL family transporter, whose translation is MSWYLYRLGRWSFRHRKGVLVAWLLALVIAGTGAATLSGKTSDNFSMPGLESVQAFDLMKERNPDAAADGATARVVFQAPEGSKVTDPEYAAVVTQTVDELGNEDGVISAVDPFQAKQVSPDETVAYTTISYDTQSIDLSEAQIDALEAAPDAGREAGMTVEVGGDALTAMPETGSSELIGIVVALVVLLITFGSLIAAGMPLLTALIGVGIGISGITALTGFMSLGSTTPILATMLGLAVGIDYALFIVSRYRHEVMSGREPEEAAGRAVGTAGSAVVFAGLTVVIALAGLSVVNISILTEMGLAAAATVAISVLIALTLLPALFGFAKRRITKGKIPGLRQHDPEADDHSGKPALGQRWAGLVSRRKGVVAVVGVLVAAVASIPVMSLQESLPDDGTAAVDTTQRKAYDLISDSFGAGANGPLLVVVDTKDAADPDAAVAAATSAIEGIDTLVGAVVPAQVIPNADLATITVVPTSGPAEAATQDLVHEIRDAVSGVQADTGADVLVSGQTAVSVDVSEKLADALPVYLALVVGLAFILLILVFRSLLVPLSAVIGFLLSVGMALGATVAVFQWGWLSGLFGVDTPGPIISILPLLMVGILFGLAMDYQVFLVSRMREDFVHTGDANASVVTGFSHSARVVTAAAIIMISVFGSFIISPMAMIKPIGFGLAFGILADAFLVRMTLIPAFMAIAGKAAWWLPKWLDRLIPNLDIEGDQLAKRLGERAEPTPEPARA
- a CDS encoding lytic murein transglycosylase, with product MSRHLARGPVLAALVGTAGMFAVTAALLLQSSSSGEAQVVALTMADPVTTATAAPTAVAAGDVPGGVTSSLDRPRADAVWVNSMSARLGVGQAAVAAYANAALRIGVEQPACNLEWTTLAGIGWVESQHGTLGGNELLHDGTTRKPILGPALDGSEGVGAIRPGADDTTAHGNTDWDHAVGPMQFIGSTWARWGADGDGDGVSDRADLDDAAYAAGRYLCADGYDLATGTGWSAAVFAYNHSDEYVASVLATANTYAERSG
- the cobA gene encoding uroporphyrinogen-III C-methyltransferase, translated to MARSTGFGATLPVSGRRVLVVGAGADALGQVVALRDAGAAVTVVAPEAVQSIADLAERGVLQWHSRAYEAADVAGLEAELVVAATGERDLDARVAADAAAVGRWCVVPEVQARKAEATGGSVVLVGGGPGDPGLITVAGMEAVRAADVVVTDRLAPLGVLKDLDVEVIDVGKIPRGRFTPQEEINRILVEQAQAGRRVVRLKGGDNFVFGRGGEEVEACTAAGIPVEVVPGVTSAIAGPALAGIPVTHRGLSQGFTVLSGHVPPGDPRSTLDWAALARSGTDLVLLMAVATLPAITEALIAEGLDPTTPAATVADAALPTQRVVRGDVSSIAARVDEAGIGAPAITVIGLVAGFDPRG
- a CDS encoding adenosylcobinamide-GDP ribazoletransferase produces the protein MTDGQPGTAQPPARGAFADGLLLAAGTFSTVRFPAPSTVDRSRARVAMVVAPVAAAPLGVAAGLVAALGERLSLPLLVTGALAVAVVALGTRALHLDGLADSVDGLSAPYDRERRLAIMKSGDVGPAGAVALALVVLVQSAALGSVVGREHGWLLVGVLVCVSRAAVLVACVAPVPAASPTGLGAAVAGTVPVVLAVAAGAAYAGVLAGAFAVTGAAWWYGVASVAALVVVVALLVRRAVSLIGGITGDVVGASIELGLLALCVVASAAS
- a CDS encoding NAD-dependent protein deacetylase, translating into MDTVTEQPTVADARTLLAGRRVVVLTGAGISTDSGIPDYRGPGSVPRQPMTYQEFVATPQARQRYWARAHVGWRHMSGAQPNAGHRALVALEQTRAVSAVITQNVDGLHEAAGQRALTALHGRIADVACLGCGGRTPRAALHERLDVLNPGYGEGAYAIAPDGDAVLEETSTFRVAPCLGCGGILKPDVVFFGESVPKPRVEHCRSLVDAADALLVVGSSLQVMSGLRFVRQAAKAGTPVVIVNRGSTRGDELATIKLDAGCSEVLEALGDG